A single Rubrivivax gelatinosus IL144 DNA region contains:
- a CDS encoding universal stress protein, whose protein sequence is MFKHLLVPVDGTELSEKAAQTAIDLAAKLGAALTAFVAEPMPPLPNMGSSPAVYKRDADAHMARTEQHARQVLARIGERAAEVGVKYQGKFLRTDAIDQAIVDAAKEFDCDLIVMATHGRGVFGELLFGSHTKNVLSRCKVPVLVLH, encoded by the coding sequence ATGTTCAAGCACCTGCTCGTGCCGGTCGACGGCACCGAACTCTCCGAGAAGGCCGCGCAGACCGCGATCGACCTGGCCGCCAAACTGGGTGCCGCGCTGACTGCCTTCGTCGCCGAACCGATGCCGCCGCTGCCCAACATGGGCAGCAGCCCGGCGGTCTACAAGCGCGATGCCGATGCGCACATGGCGCGCACCGAGCAGCACGCGCGGCAGGTGCTGGCGCGCATCGGCGAGCGTGCCGCCGAAGTCGGCGTCAAGTACCAGGGCAAGTTCCTGCGCACCGACGCCATCGACCAGGCCATCGTCGACGCCGCCAAGGAGTTCGACTGCGACCTGATCGTGATGGCCACCCACGGCCGCGGCGTGTTCGGCGAACTGCTGTTCGGCTCGCACACGAAGAACGTGCTGTCGCGCTGCAAGGTGCCGGTGCTGGTGCTGCACTGA